A DNA window from Acetilactobacillus jinshanensis contains the following coding sequences:
- a CDS encoding amino acid permease: MKRSLSVNKMQMIALGGAIGVGLFMGSASTIDWTGPSVLIDYAIAGLTLYLIMRAMGEMLYVHPVTGSFSDFASMYMHPVFGYLTAWSNIFEWVMIGMSEVIAIGSYCRFWWPSLPGWIPGLIAITFLCSINLISVKSYGDFEYWFSFIKVLTIILMIIAGFGMIFFGFGNGMHPIGISNLWRYGFFAGGLKGFFFAFSIVLASYQGIEFIGITAGEAKDPQHSIVKAIQSTIWRILIFYIGAIFVIVCIYPWNKLNAMDSPFVETFAKLGITVAAGIINFVVLTAALSGCNSGIYSTSRMAYILAKKGELSPKFSHLNRHGVPYVAVIAVSLGIFVGVILNVILPMLVNNGGKIFVMVYSSSVLPGMVPWAVILISQMRFRQIEPQSLSHHPFKMPFSPYSNYMALLLLAITLVFMALNPTTQIPLAIGVVFLVLMTVIYFTRYDKKISKN; encoded by the coding sequence TTGAAACGAAGCCTTAGCGTCAATAAAATGCAGATGATCGCGTTAGGTGGTGCCATCGGGGTTGGCCTGTTTATGGGTTCCGCTTCGACGATTGACTGGACGGGGCCGTCGGTGTTAATTGACTATGCCATTGCCGGACTCACGTTGTATCTGATTATGCGGGCAATGGGTGAAATGCTATACGTTCATCCCGTTACCGGATCGTTTTCAGACTTTGCCAGTATGTATATGCACCCGGTCTTTGGTTATCTTACCGCTTGGAGCAACATCTTTGAGTGGGTTATGATTGGCATGAGTGAAGTGATTGCGATTGGTAGTTACTGTCGTTTTTGGTGGCCAAGTTTACCAGGGTGGATTCCAGGACTAATTGCGATTACCTTCTTGTGTAGCATTAACCTAATTTCGGTGAAATCATACGGTGATTTCGAATACTGGTTCTCGTTTATTAAAGTTCTGACCATTATCTTGATGATCATTGCCGGATTTGGAATGATCTTTTTTGGCTTTGGCAACGGCATGCACCCGATCGGCATTAGCAACCTTTGGCGATACGGTTTCTTTGCCGGTGGTTTGAAGGGCTTTTTCTTTGCCTTTTCAATCGTCTTAGCTTCCTATCAAGGGATTGAATTTATTGGCATTACCGCCGGTGAGGCTAAGGATCCCCAGCATTCAATTGTCAAAGCAATCCAGTCCACGATTTGGCGAATTTTAATCTTTTACATTGGTGCAATCTTTGTCATCGTCTGTATTTATCCATGGAACAAATTAAACGCCATGGATTCACCATTCGTTGAAACGTTTGCTAAGTTAGGCATCACCGTAGCTGCCGGAATTATTAATTTTGTCGTTTTAACGGCGGCATTGTCCGGTTGTAACTCTGGAATTTATAGTACTAGCCGCATGGCATACATCTTAGCTAAAAAGGGTGAGTTATCACCGAAGTTTAGCCACCTTAATCGACATGGAGTGCCATACGTAGCGGTAATCGCCGTTTCATTAGGAATCTTCGTTGGCGTCATCTTAAACGTAATTTTACCAATGCTCGTTAACAATGGTGGCAAGATCTTTGTGATGGTTTATAGTTCAAGTGTTCTACCAGGAATGGTACCGTGGGCCGTAATTTTAATTAGCCAAATGCGGTTCCGACAGATTGAGCCTCAATCATTAAGTCACCATCCGTTTAAGATGCCGTTTTCGCCGTACAGTAATTACATGGCGTTGTTACTTCTGGCAATTACGTTAGTCTTTATGGCGTTAAATCCGACTACTCAGATTCCGTTAGCAATCGGAGTCGTATTTCTAGTTTTAATGACTGTAATCTACTTTACCCGTTACGATAAAAAGATATCTAAAAATTAA
- a CDS encoding HU family DNA-binding protein has translation MVNKSELLSSMVKKTGLTKKDATKALDAFVATVKDSLAKGQGIRLIGFGSFTVRHRAARKGRNPQTGKAIKISARNVPAFKAGKGLKDNVNK, from the coding sequence ATGGTTAATAAATCCGAATTACTTTCTAGTATGGTCAAAAAGACCGGCTTAACTAAGAAAGATGCTACCAAGGCATTAGATGCTTTTGTAGCAACTGTTAAAGACAGCTTAGCTAAGGGCCAGGGCATTCGATTAATCGGTTTCGGTAGTTTTACCGTTCGTCATCGAGCCGCCCGTAAAGGTCGTAACCCACAAACCGGTAAGGCCATTAAAATTTCTGCACGTAATGTACCCGCCTTTAAAGCTGGCAAAGGCTTAAAGGATAACGTTAATAAGTAA
- a CDS encoding thioredoxin domain-containing protein — protein sequence MDLSFDNNTTLNLGDATADHSVVVFANLGCPWCKRWFVNNWAAMMKDVQEHKLSAHLKFLNKPKQPLHNGNVANGFVDYNNPDDGALFVKNVYKHQDILDNLTNDKDVVNFLKTQLNAKPIVSSKAKDKIKSEAKNSGVTSVPTIFFDGVKHPDSGWNLPQM from the coding sequence ATGGATTTAAGTTTTGATAATAATACCACCTTAAATTTAGGTGATGCCACAGCTGACCATAGTGTCGTTGTATTTGCTAATTTAGGTTGCCCATGGTGCAAGCGCTGGTTCGTTAATAACTGGGCTGCCATGATGAAAGACGTTCAGGAACACAAGTTATCTGCTCATTTAAAGTTCTTGAATAAGCCAAAACAGCCATTACATAATGGTAACGTTGCTAACGGTTTTGTTGATTACAACAATCCTGATGATGGTGCTTTATTCGTTAAGAACGTTTACAAGCATCAAGACATCTTAGATAACTTAACTAACGATAAAGATGTCGTTAACTTTTTAAAGACTCAGCTCAATGCTAAGCCCATCGTTAGTTCTAAAGCTAAGGACAAGATTAAATCTGAAGCTAAGAACAGTGGCGTTACATCTGTACCAACCATTTTCTTCGATGGTGTTAAGCACCCAGATAGTGGTTGGAACTTACCACAAATGTAA
- a CDS encoding HAD family hydrolase, translated as MQYQAILFDIDGTLIDSFPPYAKVMTNVLAIHNKPISVEQLKKTFSMTLDRAFKYLRIPESLQDQFEMEYLNEKARLNLKPVLFKGISHVFKSLNQKTLPGIAIVTSGGDQEVNELLNAYPFMKKIWTAVTADTIPYHKPEPEPLLHAVNQMGINPKHALYIGDALVDMNAAKNAKMDFGIAGWGADPKVHFTQYRYCFKQPRDILKLF; from the coding sequence ATGCAGTACCAAGCGATTCTATTTGATATTGACGGAACTTTAATTGATAGCTTTCCGCCCTACGCCAAAGTGATGACGAACGTTTTAGCAATACATAATAAACCGATATCCGTTGAACAACTTAAGAAGACGTTTTCGATGACTTTAGATCGAGCTTTTAAATATCTAAGAATTCCTGAATCACTTCAGGATCAATTTGAAATGGAATACTTAAACGAAAAAGCTCGGCTAAATTTAAAACCAGTTCTTTTTAAGGGGATTTCGCATGTCTTTAAAAGCCTTAACCAAAAAACATTACCAGGAATCGCAATCGTGACTTCTGGTGGTGATCAAGAAGTTAATGAATTATTAAACGCCTATCCATTCATGAAGAAGATTTGGACAGCCGTTACCGCAGACACAATTCCATATCATAAACCAGAGCCAGAACCCTTACTGCATGCTGTCAACCAAATGGGTATCAATCCTAAGCATGCGTTGTACATTGGGGATGCCTTAGTTGATATGAATGCCGCTAAAAACGCAAAAATGGACTTCGGCATCGCCGGCTGGGGCGCTGATCCAAAAGTCCATTTCACTCAATACCGTTACTGCTTTAAGCAGCCACGGGATATTTTAAAATTATTTTAA
- the glyA gene encoding serine hydroxymethyltransferase has product MRYDYKKADPKLWGAIANEEKRQQNTIELIASENIVSNAVRAAQGSVLTNKYAEGYPGHRYYGGCQYIDQVEQLAIDRAKKLFHAEYANVQPYSGTEANLETYAAFLKRGDGILSMSLNAGGHISHGAPFSQAGHLYDVHFYGLDPKTERINYDQVAKLAKKYQPKLIIAGASAYSRIIDWKKFRKIADAVGAYLMVDMAHIAGLVATGLHPSPIGIADVVTTTTHKTLRGPRGGMILSQAKYAKRINHAVFPRYQGGPLEHVIAGKAAMLYEDLQPEYKQYCKQIIKNAQAMAEVFNNDSQVRVISGGTDNHLMILDLRKTNLTGNDLQNKLDSVNITTNKEVIPNDPRGPVETSGLRLGTPAITSRGFKEADAAEVAKLILTVIHHFNDASALSNVKKQVHQLTSQHPIHD; this is encoded by the coding sequence GTGAGATACGATTATAAGAAGGCTGATCCCAAATTATGGGGTGCCATTGCGAACGAAGAAAAACGTCAACAGAACACTATTGAATTAATTGCGTCTGAAAACATCGTTTCAAATGCGGTCCGTGCCGCACAAGGCTCGGTATTAACTAATAAGTATGCTGAAGGTTATCCTGGCCATCGTTATTACGGTGGTTGTCAGTATATTGACCAAGTTGAACAATTAGCAATCGATCGTGCCAAGAAATTATTCCATGCCGAATACGCTAACGTTCAGCCATATTCAGGTACTGAAGCAAACTTGGAAACCTATGCTGCGTTTCTTAAGCGTGGTGACGGGATCTTAAGTATGTCACTTAACGCTGGTGGCCACATCAGTCATGGCGCGCCATTTAGTCAAGCCGGCCATTTATATGACGTTCATTTTTATGGCTTGGATCCAAAGACGGAACGGATTAATTATGATCAAGTTGCTAAATTAGCTAAGAAGTACCAACCAAAGTTAATCATTGCGGGTGCTTCTGCTTATAGTCGAATCATTGATTGGAAGAAATTCAGAAAGATTGCCGATGCTGTTGGTGCTTACTTAATGGTCGACATGGCTCATATTGCGGGATTAGTTGCCACCGGCTTACATCCCAGTCCAATCGGTATTGCTGACGTTGTCACGACAACTACCCATAAAACCTTACGTGGTCCGCGTGGTGGTATGATCTTATCCCAAGCTAAATATGCTAAACGGATTAATCATGCTGTATTCCCACGTTACCAGGGCGGTCCGTTAGAGCACGTTATCGCTGGTAAAGCCGCTATGTTATACGAAGACCTACAGCCTGAATACAAGCAGTATTGTAAGCAGATCATCAAGAACGCGCAGGCAATGGCCGAAGTCTTTAATAATGATTCACAGGTCCGAGTCATTTCCGGTGGTACAGATAATCATTTAATGATCCTCGATCTTCGTAAGACTAATTTAACTGGTAACGATCTTCAGAATAAATTAGACTCCGTTAACATTACAACTAATAAGGAAGTTATTCCAAATGACCCACGTGGACCTGTTGAAACCAGTGGCTTACGTTTAGGAACACCCGCGATTACATCTCGTGGCTTTAAAGAAGCCGATGCTGCAGAAGTCGCCAAGTTAATCCTAACGGTAATTCATCATTTTAACGATGCTTCCGCTTTGAGCAATGTTAAAAAACAAGTTCATCAATTAACCAGTCAGCATCCAATTCACGATTAA
- a CDS encoding bifunctional 5,10-methylenetetrahydrofolate dehydrogenase/5,10-methenyltetrahydrofolate cyclohydrolase, whose amino-acid sequence MATLIDGRKLARKVNQNTRKQVNLLKQHDIIPELAVIMVGENPANLLYVHMKDRMAKRLGIKSIVNHLSDSITQVQLIQIIHKYNRDPKINGILVQSPLPKHINEQLIDYQIDPKKDVDGFNPVNMGRLFLNEPGFYPVACTPLGIIRLLKEYRVRLKGQNVVIIGASQIVGRPLLGLMINANASVTVLNVFTKNLARYTKSADIIISATGQVNLLNGSDVKPGCTIIDVGENHDANGKLVGDVNFANAEKVAGKITPVPGGVGPMTIAMLMQQTVKLCKWHHNLLK is encoded by the coding sequence ATGGCAACGTTAATTGATGGTCGAAAGCTTGCTAGAAAAGTTAACCAAAATACTCGAAAGCAAGTTAATTTGTTAAAGCAACACGATATCATACCTGAATTAGCTGTAATCATGGTTGGTGAGAATCCCGCTAATTTATTGTACGTTCACATGAAAGATCGGATGGCAAAACGATTAGGGATTAAATCAATTGTTAATCATTTGTCAGATTCGATTACTCAGGTTCAATTAATTCAGATTATTCATAAGTATAATCGTGATCCTAAGATTAACGGAATTTTAGTTCAATCACCATTGCCAAAGCACATTAACGAACAATTAATTGATTACCAGATTGATCCTAAGAAAGATGTTGATGGCTTTAATCCCGTTAACATGGGTCGATTGTTTCTAAATGAACCTGGATTTTATCCAGTTGCTTGTACGCCGTTAGGTATTATACGATTATTGAAAGAATATCGTGTCCGACTTAAAGGGCAAAATGTTGTTATTATTGGAGCTAGCCAAATCGTTGGCCGACCGTTATTAGGATTGATGATTAACGCTAATGCATCGGTAACGGTATTGAATGTTTTTACCAAAAATTTAGCAAGATATACTAAATCAGCTGACATAATTATCTCAGCAACTGGTCAAGTTAATTTGTTAAATGGCTCAGACGTTAAACCTGGTTGTACCATTATTGACGTTGGTGAAAATCATGATGCTAATGGTAAGTTAGTTGGTGACGTCAATTTTGCTAATGCTGAAAAAGTTGCTGGTAAAATCACACCGGTACCTGGCGGCGTCGGGCCAATGACGATTGCCATGTTGATGCAGCAAACCGTTAAATTGTGTAAGTGGCATCATAATTTACTGAAATGA
- a CDS encoding tyrosine-type recombinase/integrase: MKYFYLKTNKGIFYYHQNGKRCYGYRITYFDANHKRHEKSKRGFSTSRDALQAQRKANRYVESMTTHDYTVAQWCQQFLITIKPIRKVTTYYNYKRLLDEDIIPYVGNVKLVDLRMNTYENQCISKLYQRGLSRKTIVNANARFQTVINSAVKNQFLKINPIAHAILSNRNQRPRKMIMNDEQLKKFNQNIKHHSLLVQVIFETLEHTGMRLGELLGLSWNDVDLNKRIVKIRHTRDNFGLRRPKTSHSIRTFAINPQLNDLLKKYAIYCKKHFHLDSPLIIRGKHGKPLRPNMVPVKLKQLLDECGLSKMKGRFTPHSFRHMFASRLISHGVNIIMVSKILGHANPDITMKIYAQSAPNQIADIYNAEKHIK; this comes from the coding sequence TTGAAGTACTTTTATTTAAAAACTAATAAAGGCATCTTTTACTACCATCAAAATGGGAAACGCTGTTATGGATACCGAATCACTTATTTTGACGCTAATCATAAACGCCATGAAAAAAGTAAACGTGGCTTTAGTACCAGTCGTGACGCATTACAAGCTCAACGAAAAGCTAATCGATATGTTGAAAGTATGACAACTCATGATTATACGGTTGCTCAATGGTGTCAACAATTTCTCATCACCATTAAACCAATTCGTAAAGTAACAACGTATTATAATTACAAACGTTTATTAGACGAAGACATTATTCCATATGTTGGTAACGTTAAATTGGTTGACTTACGAATGAATACTTATGAAAATCAATGCATTAGTAAATTATATCAACGTGGCTTATCTCGCAAAACGATTGTTAATGCTAACGCACGTTTTCAAACGGTAATTAATTCTGCCGTTAAAAATCAGTTCCTAAAAATCAATCCAATTGCACACGCAATATTATCTAATCGAAATCAACGACCGCGTAAGATGATTATGAATGATGAGCAATTAAAGAAGTTCAATCAAAATATAAAGCATCATTCGTTATTAGTTCAAGTGATTTTTGAAACGTTAGAACATACTGGAATGCGATTGGGAGAATTATTGGGGTTATCGTGGAACGATGTTGATCTTAATAAACGAATTGTTAAAATTCGTCACACACGAGATAATTTTGGATTACGCCGACCCAAAACTAGTCATAGTATTCGAACGTTTGCGATTAATCCGCAGTTAAATGACTTGCTAAAAAAATACGCCATATATTGCAAAAAACATTTTCATTTGGATAGTCCATTAATTATCCGAGGGAAGCATGGTAAGCCATTACGTCCAAATATGGTTCCAGTTAAACTGAAGCAATTATTAGATGAATGCGGATTAAGTAAAATGAAAGGTAGATTTACACCGCATTCATTTCGTCATATGTTTGCAAGTCGATTGATTTCGCATGGTGTAAATATCATTATGGTGTCTAAAATATTGGGTCATGCAAACCCAGATATTACGATGAAGATTTATGCTCAGTCAGCACCAAATCAAATTGCCGATATTTATAATGCTGAAAAGCATATTAAATAG
- a CDS encoding Hsp20/alpha crystallin family protein produces MSNDLMDPFNDDFDEPMNNFFGNLGRSMVESMPKMANNMRTDVTDDGKAYHVTAELPGFKKSSIHMDYRNNTLRIEATHNMHRETKNNKGRVLRKERSNSNVARAFYLPNVNFSKISAKYDGGSIKG; encoded by the coding sequence ATGAGTAACGATTTAATGGACCCATTTAATGATGATTTTGATGAACCAATGAATAACTTCTTCGGTAACTTAGGCCGAAGCATGGTTGAATCAATGCCAAAGATGGCTAACAACATGCGAACCGATGTTACTGATGATGGTAAAGCTTATCACGTAACCGCTGAATTACCAGGCTTCAAGAAGAGCAGTATTCACATGGATTACCGTAATAATACTTTACGAATTGAAGCTACTCATAACATGCACCGTGAAACTAAGAACAACAAAGGCCGTGTCCTCCGTAAAGAACGTTCTAACAGCAACGTTGCTCGTGCATTTTACTTACCAAACGTTAACTTTAGTAAGATCAGTGCCAAGTATGATGGGGGGTCTATTAAAGGTTAA
- a CDS encoding DegV family protein — MKTAIVTDSSAYLSRAECDKYHITVIPLLINMDGKSYREGIDIDNQTFYRKLKASTTLPSTSESPTGMIIKTYNKLAAEGYDNVISIHLASTISGMYRQICAIAPTIKNIKVIPYDSHITVRLMGDLAIVAARMAHAGKSVKDILKRLDDLRSTIDEVFVVDDLKNLVKGGRLSNASGFIGSLLRIKPLLTFDNKTDKIVAFQKIRSRKRALKRTEQIFAEKVKAADYPIRATVFNANDPQGGNFRAKHIQSMYPDMKIEQSFFGPAIGTHLGAKALALGWIKDFDKD, encoded by the coding sequence ATGAAAACCGCAATCGTTACCGACAGTTCAGCATATTTATCACGAGCCGAGTGTGATAAGTACCACATTACGGTAATCCCGCTCTTGATCAACATGGACGGTAAAAGTTACCGAGAAGGAATTGACATTGATAATCAAACGTTCTATCGCAAGTTAAAAGCTTCGACGACATTACCAAGCACCTCAGAATCACCAACTGGAATGATTATTAAGACTTATAATAAGTTGGCTGCCGAAGGGTACGATAACGTGATTAGTATTCATTTGGCTAGTACGATTTCGGGGATGTACCGTCAGATTTGTGCCATTGCGCCAACCATCAAGAACATTAAGGTCATCCCTTACGATTCACACATCACCGTTAGATTAATGGGTGATTTAGCAATTGTTGCCGCTAGAATGGCCCATGCTGGTAAATCCGTTAAAGACATTTTAAAACGACTTGACGATTTACGATCCACGATTGACGAAGTCTTCGTTGTGGATGATTTGAAGAACTTGGTAAAGGGTGGTCGTTTATCGAACGCATCCGGATTTATCGGTAGTCTTCTTCGCATTAAACCGTTATTAACCTTTGATAACAAGACCGATAAGATTGTGGCTTTTCAGAAAATTAGATCCCGTAAACGTGCTTTAAAGCGAACCGAACAGATTTTTGCCGAAAAAGTCAAAGCTGCTGATTACCCAATTCGAGCCACCGTTTTTAACGCTAACGACCCACAGGGCGGTAACTTCCGGGCTAAGCATATCCAATCAATGTACCCAGACATGAAAATTGAACAGAGCTTCTTTGGACCCGCCATAGGTACTCATTTGGGTGCTAAAGCCCTTGCCCTCGGGTGGATTAAAGATTTTGACAAGGATTGA